The following proteins come from a genomic window of Gimesia sp.:
- a CDS encoding SUMF1/EgtB/PvdO family nonheme iron enzyme: protein MQAASLFKLWFLLLLLGIFPARAPVLLAEESKAPGKSDRFPFPIKVDVKAGKTEGLPNRVQNPASGMWYALVPAGTYTIGSDQVWDSKEIQVQMSPYYISETCVTRSQLGPELWKHMQQADWHDEKIDSQVRQFPEELQVKFRLLEFMMTYEDERGIWGGMLELNPDLASDYDAAYTEFMKSVINGENPESEKELTLEEGVRSIRLTPLQKQTITRVQETVSAQLKDPQRGQAPYDHASDDNAVTYAEWKGVDLPTEAQWEIAARLASANKLKVHHMVGNHWEYCSDFYAYDYFQRENDFKDPTGPRKAKWSRDQLEREKKAELPSSFGFFNWLLRVSVKISVLRGGSLSGREYYPSKIQSLADSEKPHRIRLVINPRQN from the coding sequence ATGCAAGCCGCTTCGCTCTTCAAACTCTGGTTTCTCCTGCTGTTGCTTGGCATCTTCCCCGCACGGGCTCCAGTTCTCCTGGCAGAGGAATCGAAGGCTCCCGGAAAATCCGACCGCTTTCCGTTTCCGATCAAAGTCGACGTGAAAGCAGGCAAAACAGAGGGCTTACCAAATCGAGTACAGAATCCCGCATCCGGAATGTGGTATGCACTGGTTCCCGCAGGCACCTACACGATCGGCTCAGATCAGGTTTGGGATTCCAAAGAAATCCAGGTGCAAATGAGCCCTTATTATATCTCTGAAACGTGCGTGACCCGCTCTCAACTGGGGCCGGAATTGTGGAAACACATGCAGCAGGCAGATTGGCATGATGAAAAGATAGATAGTCAGGTCCGCCAGTTTCCCGAAGAACTACAGGTCAAATTTCGGTTACTGGAATTTATGATGACTTACGAGGATGAACGCGGCATTTGGGGAGGAATGCTGGAATTGAATCCAGATTTGGCAAGCGATTATGATGCAGCCTATACAGAGTTTATGAAAAGCGTGATCAACGGTGAGAACCCCGAATCAGAAAAAGAGCTAACGCTGGAGGAAGGGGTCCGGAGTATCAGGCTTACACCTCTGCAGAAACAGACCATCACCAGGGTGCAGGAAACTGTTTCCGCGCAGTTGAAGGATCCGCAACGAGGGCAGGCTCCCTATGATCATGCTTCAGACGACAATGCAGTCACTTATGCTGAGTGGAAAGGAGTCGATCTGCCCACGGAAGCACAATGGGAAATTGCTGCGCGACTCGCGTCAGCTAACAAGCTGAAAGTTCATCACATGGTAGGCAATCACTGGGAATATTGCTCCGATTTTTATGCTTACGATTACTTCCAGCGCGAGAATGACTTCAAAGATCCAACAGGTCCCCGTAAAGCCAAATGGAGCAGGGATCAACTGGAGCGGGAAAAGAAAGCAGAGCTTCCCTCCAGTTTTGGGTTTTTTAACTGGTTGCTGCGGGTATCTGTGAAAATTTCCGTCCTCCGCGGAGGTAGTCTCTCCGGACGTGAGTACTATCCGTCAAAGATCCAGAGTCTAGCAGATTCAGAAAAGCCCCACCGAATCAGGCTCGTCATCAATCCTCGCCAGAATTAA
- a CDS encoding xanthan lyase — protein MKPTLIFTILLACLSISQPPLHSSEPTPQLKPHPDAVANTHAPGEVDKPELVPFIVPDPTKLKGIVVDETQARLVGTWQYSTHTPPYVGLGYLHDQKKGKGEKAVIFTPDLPKSGRYEVRMSHCYNIRRSTNTPVTIHHAAGEKTIRINQQQIPPHNKLFRTLGTYHFVKGKSGWVKISNAGTDGKYVIADAVQFIYVGE, from the coding sequence ATGAAACCCACACTCATTTTCACCATCCTGCTGGCCTGCCTCTCGATTTCACAACCCCCCCTCCATTCCAGCGAACCCACTCCCCAACTCAAACCCCACCCCGACGCGGTCGCCAACACCCACGCTCCCGGCGAGGTCGATAAACCCGAACTCGTCCCCTTCATCGTACCCGATCCCACAAAACTGAAAGGCATCGTCGTCGATGAAACCCAGGCCAGGCTCGTCGGCACCTGGCAGTATTCCACGCACACGCCTCCCTACGTCGGACTCGGCTATCTGCACGATCAGAAAAAAGGGAAGGGGGAGAAAGCGGTCATCTTCACTCCCGATCTGCCAAAGTCCGGCCGCTACGAAGTCCGGATGTCACACTGCTACAACATCCGCAGATCAACCAACACCCCGGTCACAATCCACCACGCCGCCGGTGAAAAAACAATCCGCATCAACCAGCAGCAGATCCCCCCGCACAACAAACTGTTCCGCACCCTGGGCACTTACCACTTCGTCAAAGGCAAATCAGGCTGGGTGAAAATCTCCAACGCAGGCACCGACGGCAAATACGTCATCGCCGACGCAGTTCAGTTCATCTATGTCGGCGAATAA